One genomic window of Monodelphis domestica isolate mMonDom1 chromosome 1, mMonDom1.pri, whole genome shotgun sequence includes the following:
- the EIF4E1B gene encoding eukaryotic translation initiation factor 4E type 1B, translating to MATAAPTVEDVQTETQVLEESPKERKLPLGEGLEKHPLENRWALWFFKNDRNRVWQDNLHLVTKFETVEDFWAIHSHIKLASKLSSGCDYALFKDGIEPMWEDSRNKHGGRWLVSLAKQQRQSNLDRLWLETLLCLIGEAFEEYSEEVCGAVLNVRTKGDKIAIWTSEAENQPAVTFIGRVYKERLGLSPKVIIGYQAHADTATKSNSFTKNKFVV from the exons ATGGCTACAGCTGCTCCAACG GTGGAAGATGTGCAGACTGAAACCCAGGTGCTGGAGGAGTCCCCAAAAGAGAGGAAGTTGCCTCTTGGGGAAGGGCTGGAGAAGCATCCTTTGGAGAACAG gTGGGCCTTATGGTTCTTCAAGAATGACAGGAACAGAGTTTGGCAAGACAATCTTCACCTAGTTACCAAGTTTGAGACTGTGGAGGACTTCTGGGC GATCCACAGCCATATCAAACTGGCCAGCAAACTGTCCTCAGGCTGTGACTATGCCCTTTTCAAG GATGGCATTGAGCCTATGTGGGAAGATAGCAGGAACAAACATGGTGGCCGATGGCTGGTCAGCTTGGCCAAGCAACAGCGTCAAAGCAACCTGGATCGGCTCTGGCTAGAGACG CTTCTTTGTCTGATTGGGGAGGCCTTTGAGGAGTACAGTGAGGAAGTATGTGGGGCTGTGCTCAATGTTCGCACCAAGGGGGACAAGATAGCCATCTGGACCAGTGAGGCTGAGAACCAGCCAGCTGTCACCTTTATTGG ACGTGTCTACAAGGAGAGGCTGGGACTCTCTCCGAAGGTCATTATTGGCTACCAGGCTCATGCAGACACAGCCACCAAGAGCAACTCTTTCACCAAGAACAAATTTGTGGTGTGA